One genomic segment of Canis lupus baileyi chromosome 9, mCanLup2.hap1, whole genome shotgun sequence includes these proteins:
- the NDUFB1 gene encoding NADH dehydrogenase [ubiquinone] 1 beta subcomplex subunit 1 codes for MNVIQIVRDHWVHILVPMGFVLGCYLDRKNDEKLTAFRNKSLLFRRELRPNEEVTWK; via the exons ATGAACGTAATTCAGATTGTTCGTGACCACTGGGTACATATACTTGTGCCTATGGGGTTTGTCCTTGGATGTTACCTAGACAGAAAGAATGATGAAAAGCTAACTGCCTTCCGGAATAAGAGTTTGTTGTTTAGAAG GGAATTGAGACCCAATGAAGAAGTCACCTGGAAGTAA